The genomic segment GTGGTGACCGCAATACCGTAACCTTATGAATCCTTGTTGGAAGAGGCACCGGACCTGCAATTCTTGCCCCCGTCCTCTGAGCAGTATCTACTATCTCCTTCACTGACTGGTCAAGTATCCTGTGGTCGTATGCCCTTAATTTTATCCTTATCTTCTGGTTCATAATCTCCCTACTCAATTATCTTAGTAACAACACCAGCGCCTACAGTACGGCCACCTTCCCTTATCGCAAACCTCACGCCCTCTTCCATCGCCACGGTCGTTATCAGCTCCACCTCTACATTTACGTTATCCCCGGGCATCACCATTTCCACTCCCTCAGGCAACGTCACTATTCCCGTCACGTCCGTTGTCCTGAAATAAAACTGCGGCCTGTATCCATTAAAAAACGGCGTATGCCTGCCGCCTTCCTCCTTGGTCAACACATACACCTCTGCATTAAACTTCCTGTGCGGTGTTATGCTCCCCGGCTTTGCCAGCACCTGGCCCCTCTCTACCTCTTCCTTCCCTATTCCCCTCAACAACACTCCTACGTTGTCTCCGGCCCTTCCCTCGTCCAGTATCTTCCTGAACATCTCTATCCCCGTCGCAACCGTCTTGCGCGTCTCTCCAAATCCCACTATCTCTACTTCCTC from the Nitrospirota bacterium genome contains:
- the rpsJ gene encoding 30S ribosomal protein S10 encodes the protein MMNQKIRIKLRAYDHRILDQSVKEIVDTAQRTGARIAGPVPLPTRIHKVTVLRSPHVDKKSREQFEIRTHKRLIDIYDPTPQTVDELMKLELAAGVDVEIKL